One Thermostichus vulcanus str. 'Rupite' genomic region harbors:
- the rnz gene encoding ribonuclease Z, translating to MRITFLGTSSGLPTRQRNVSGIAVQFPQRSEWWLLDCGEGTQHQLLRLDELRPSQLRRIFITHMHGDHIYGLPGLLASLGLGSTPERIDIYGPPGLEDYLKAVLRYSETRIPYPFQIHTVETGLILQEPEYSVFCAPLDHRVPAFGYRVVEQDRPGSFDVEKARADGIPFGPLYGQLKAGQSITWQGRSFHGRDYVGDPIPGRKFSYCTDTTFCRNAIDLSRAADLVIHEATYAEADRELARRAKHSTAAMAARVAAEAKAQALMLTHFSPRYTPEAAITLADLLAEAQAIFPPTMLARDRLTYEIPRRIPAPLPLLTGV from the coding sequence ATTCGGATTACCTTCCTGGGCACCAGCTCCGGTTTGCCCACCCGCCAGCGCAATGTTTCCGGGATTGCGGTGCAATTTCCGCAACGGTCGGAATGGTGGCTACTGGATTGTGGAGAAGGCACCCAACACCAGTTGTTACGCCTGGATGAGTTGCGCCCTAGCCAATTGCGCCGCATTTTTATCACCCACATGCACGGCGACCACATTTACGGCTTACCAGGGTTGTTGGCCTCTTTGGGCTTGGGCAGTACCCCTGAACGGATTGACATTTACGGCCCGCCCGGGCTGGAAGACTACCTAAAGGCGGTGCTGCGCTACAGTGAAACGCGGATCCCCTACCCCTTCCAGATTCACACCGTAGAGACTGGGTTGATTTTGCAGGAACCGGAATACTCCGTGTTCTGTGCGCCCTTGGATCATCGCGTGCCTGCCTTTGGCTATCGTGTCGTGGAGCAGGATCGACCGGGCAGTTTTGATGTGGAAAAAGCCCGTGCCGACGGGATCCCCTTTGGGCCGCTGTACGGACAACTGAAGGCAGGCCAATCCATCACTTGGCAGGGCCGCTCCTTTCACGGACGGGATTACGTCGGGGATCCGATCCCAGGTCGCAAGTTCTCCTACTGTACCGACACCACCTTTTGTCGCAATGCTATCGATCTGTCTCGCGCCGCCGATCTGGTGATTCACGAGGCTACCTATGCCGAAGCGGATCGGGAACTGGCCCGTCGCGCCAAACACTCCACCGCCGCCATGGCCGCCCGGGTGGCAGCCGAGGCGAAAGCCCAAGCCTTGATGCTGACCCACTTCAGCCCTCGCTATACTCCAGAGGCTGCGATTACGTTGGCCGATCTGTTGGCGGAGGCCCAGGCGATTTTCCCCCCGACGATGCTGGCCCGCGACCGCCTCACCTACGAAATCCCGCGTCGGATCCCTGCCCCCCTACCCCTACTGACCGGGGTGTAG